In Ciona intestinalis unplaced genomic scaffold, KH HT001236.1, whole genome shotgun sequence, the sequence TGGTTCCActaataccaaaaaaatatcacttaacaaaattacatatgttCAAACTTGTAAGCATTGCCCtgccatacgaggataaatacctacaaaattttaagttttaagtgcatttaaatttaaagatttttaacgccctgtaatttattaacaatttattcaaatacctCCTAatgttttggttatttttcCTGCTCTGACTTTacataaatatgaatatatatatttcttttttagcTGCTGGCATCCCTGACTTTCGTACCCCAGGCACTGGGCTTTATGACAACTTGCAGAAGTATGAGCTACCCAGCCCACAAGCAATATTTGAAATCAATTTCTTTAAGGTAGATCTGTTATGTTTTCCCctttcaaagaaaaaaatcacccacaaagtaacatacatggtaactcgtaagctggcatgaggtgtatgaaacagaacacctgtgttataacgactgtcgttttcccgccatgcaagaataaagcaagtttcatgCGTAATGGCAGGTGGTAGGCTGTAAATTGTGACTCCGTAAACTTTGTGTCCTCTAAATGCCCCATGCGCCCACagagtttaaacaaacaaatgctGAGGTCACaatgcagttttattttaaccaaacttatttttgcaaaatgcTACAATCAGAACAGTTTAATTTATGTCATGAACGAGTTGGTGCtattattgtattaaaacagaaaaataaagagAGTGCATTTCTTAAAATTTTCAGGAAAACCCACAACCATTCTACACTCTTGCCAAGGAACTCTACCCTGGTAGTTTCAAGGTTAGCTTTTTTTCCTATTTGTTGAGTTTTGAATGCattattataataactgtttaaaaatttacaaaaacacattttacaataatttatcgtattatttttttaataaattacaaaacatatgtttacATTAACATTTACAGCCCACCACCTGCCATTACTTTATCAAACTACTGGAGCAAAAGGGTTTGCTACGTAGAGCCTACACACAGGTTAGTAATGATTTATATCTACAGTCACgagtgttttaattaaatgctgAACAACTTTTCTGTTAAGTCAGTAGTTCAGTTTATTAAGAGCACCTCACAACACAAGCACATGTTTAGAATGAATACttaaaagtataatataacatttataagtgagatgtttatttattactttcaacttttttttcgcATGACGGGAAATGATTTACATTAGTTTAGGAAATATTTTGTGAGTGGTTTTTACCATAACTGATGAGAAATATTTTCATAGAACATTGATACACTTGAAAGAGTAGCTGGTGTTGGTGGAGATAAACTAGTTGAAGCTCACGGTACCTTCCATACAGCTCATTGTGTTCAGTGTAGGATGGAATATTCACAAGATTGGGTAAAAGGTTAGTTTGCTTTCATTTCTACAACAGTGCTTCCAAAATTATGTGTTTtcctatatattgtttataaagctTTTTGGTAGTACACCAGCAGCCATGCTTATATAAGACACTTTTTCTCAACTAACTTTTACCCTTTTACGTAAAGAACGACAGTAAGGATTGGATGGATTTCAATAAACCAtcggttggacttgatttttgtatgTTGGAAATGCtaacaatatattgttactatttaacagaaaaagtttttaaagatGAGATCCCACATTGTAAAGATTGTGAGGAATTGGTCAAACCTGGTAAGTTGGTTTATTATCACTAATTGACTTTTCATTTACCTAATACATTATGATGTACATTGTACCATACATTCAATaagaaaacaatattaatacaGTCATATGCGCCTAACATGAGTATGCATCTATGCCCTGGAATTGATTAGGATATCCCATGTGATCAAATCTATGTAAACAACACATTAATTGGTAATAAGATAATCACCAATGGTCCAAAGAGTTCtctttcaaaagtttttttttgaatacaGAAACCCATGACTACCGTGTACAGTGTACCAAATTCATTGTAGAACAACATTTAGgaatagttttaaatagtaGCAAATGCAAAATGTAGTTGACtacttgtattattatttcttaCACTTTTTTTCCTAATGTAGACATTGTATTCTTTGGAGAGCCCCTGCCACGAAGATTCTTTAATTTACGATATGAAGATTTTCGGTTATGTGACTTACTTATAGTGATGGGAACCTCATTAAAAGTTCATCCGTTTGCGTCGCTTGTTGATGGGTAGGTGGCAACAAtgcaatttttatataattttacccatattctgtttttaacgactgtcgtttcgctgctaattccattttgtttgttgttttaactctAGTTTATCAACGTCACTAAAATTTTAGAATGTGGCACCTGTACTAAATTGCCATAATTTGCCAATGTgccaaatgaaataaataaatttcttttctAACTACAACAGAATAAAAGGGAAAAATATCTAAGAAAACAAGAGtgaatatataattttttttttaaataagaaaatataagttGTGTTGATTCTTAGAGTTGAAGACACGACCCCACGGTTGTTGATAAACCGGGAGAAATGCGGTGAATCTGATCCACTGATGAAGTTGTTGGGAGGGGGTGGGGCGGGAATGGATTTTGATTCAGACAAAGCGTATAGGTGAGGCTACTGTTTGTGGCTTGTTTATATTCGCACGGCAAGGCAATGACTGTTTCatatctgtttcatacacctggtacCCACTTAAAAGTTACTGCATATTGTTCCTTAGTGTTTTTCTTTTCAAGATGGCTAGTGTGCTgcactgtaggacttcacccacatagaatagaatgagcATAAAAGATCGTAATTTGCCAACTCTGGTCCAAATCTTAGCTCTCGACAGGAAGCTGagccacataaaataaaatacacaatgttttcatttaattttttttaacccagAGATGTATGTTGGCTTGGTGACTGTGATGATGGTTGTCTAGCTCTTGCTGATTTACTTGGTTGGAAGAATGAACTTAAAACTATGGTTTGTAACCAACATAAGGAGATCGACCAAAACTCACAAGCTACTGCCTCAAAAGAAAAATGCCCAAGCAAGAAAAGTGCATAGTATGGaacttttgtatttgttattACTGCTTAATGATTTTACTGTAACTGCTTTATTTGTGCTTTTATTTGATCTGATTGACtaggaaatattttgttttttattattttaagtatGAACTATTTTTTAGCTAGgaaatatttggtttttattgttttaaagtaaaaaatgatttttaactaggaaatattttaaaattttattattttaaaatataaactgaaTTTTAACTTAggaatctttttttattcttttaaaatatgaactgAGTATTGTATTCATTGTTTTAAGTATGTCATATATGTTTGCATTGGCTATATTTTAGCTGAGATAAAGTCACTTAaagaaagttgttttgtttatttttcaacatattttatcttcatttcacataaaacagtaaacaaaagataattaattaaaatattaaatgagtttatgcaaaaaaggttaaaaaagggaatgtttaaaaactaaaagtgtttaaatttaaattttaaaagattttaaattttcaaactaCTGTGAGGTGTCATACCATCACCAACACAAATGCACAGTTTTTGCAAAATCGCATTTAGCAAAACAATTGGGTTTTGCAAAAAAGATGGTTTTgcaaatagttgttttacaagTAATCATTTCCAAATTGCGAAGctgcaaaaaaagttttttttgcgaaaTATCAACTCGACACACATAACAATGTTGTCGTCTACATTATGGAACACTTCCCAGATGACCGTTTTCTACGTGAAGCTTCGTTATGTAGGGTGTTTACGCGAGCTTTGCGAGCGTTTTCGTAATCCAGTATTTGGCGCACGACTTGTGCGAATACTTCTCCCACCTCGTGGTGCTCGCGAGCTGAGGTCTCTATAAATCTACAATGCGACCATCGCTTAGCGAGAGTACTTCCTTCTTCTTCTTCAACCGCCCTCTCGTGTTCCGCAAGATCTCGTTTGTTTCCAACAAGCACAATAGGAACTTGCTCACTGAATGCAGAATGAAATATGTCACAAAATGGCAATTTTGTCCAATTGTCAGCCATTCAAGAACAAGTAGCTCatacaagacacttaacggcaaacATAATGATGTCTCACCATATGGCGGACAAAACATTATACCCTTTAGatcataaaacaaaccaatgCCCAAAAAATTCATATACTcgtataatacacctggcagcaacaacatatacaaacAATTGGCAGAAGATCTCCATTACACTCCTGAATAACTCAGTCCACCAACCTTAATTTATTTCGAACAATTTGCTCTCTTATTGACTTCACGTCTTCAAATGTGGTTGGATCAATGATGGAATAAACGAGGATAAAACCATCACCCTTCCTAATGTACAAGTCCCTCATTTGACTGAACTGGTCCATACCAGCTGTGTCAATCAACTCCAGCATGCATTGTTCACCATCCAACGTGATAGTTTTTCGGTGAATTTCCTCAATTGTTGGTTCGTAACTGCAAATGTATAGGGTTCAGTATGGGGACAGGGGATACAACTCAGTTTGGATATAAATGTATCTTGTTAATCACGCATCGCGGGGCAGctacggtcgttataacaccgctATATTCTTTTGCATACAGTTCATGTCCGGTTACGAGTTGTGTAACGTTATATTAGATGTATAGTGGTTTAGGGGAATCatacctaaaacaaaaatatttttgtttgttattgtgtAGAACTTAACATTCTTAATAACGAAATCGTGAACCAGCTACCTTTTAAGGGTTAACATAATCTTAAAACATAGACTACATTTGCTCGGaaaatttatataagtttctttgcttgcattaaatttttacgaaatatttttttaatttcgttACCCGTTACCGGTTTAAACAGAAGTTTATAAAACGTTACAACCGGTTGCGTGATCGTTGAGCGAGATGTTCTCACACACTTCTAAGTATCGGACACTTGTGATATTTTACATACGACCATATACAGCGATGTTGTGCTTGTTGGTAAAGTGGGAAACTTTGAAGATGTAAATGGCCAGCCGTGTTTACATATTAGTTAAGTTGAAGTGTTTATAAGTTCTCTTTAgcaaaatgttgttaaaatacttgaaggaaaatgtaaatacgtacattgtgtttaaacattgATTTCATGGGTGCAACAGTTTATCAATTTCCTGACATTTTACTCCAGGCACATATTATGCGTTTACTTATAGATGGTTAAAATTCTGTCTGtcatttttactattttcaACTATTATCGTTCGGGAGTTGTCTTATCATGTATGTCTACTTGGATGATGTTTATAATTGAATTTGTCCTGTGTTTTATGGCTGTCCTATTAATACGAAGACTCCTATCTTATGATGAAGCACCTGTGTTGACTATCTttgcccgccacgcgaagataaataaattacatctgtcaattcacccacaaagttacaaatgtagTAAgggggtacgaggtgtatgaaaccgaacagcTGTGGTATAATAACCGTCGTTGCCCTGCCGCACGAGactaaacaagttacatcccTTGATGTAACAGATTTCGTGGTGCATTAAATTTCCATTCGTGACGTGTACGTACAAAAGCTTGAGTCATAGTTTATGTTGTAAAGAACAATTTCAGAACTAGACTTCCGGTCGCGTCAATGGGAGTCCCCAATCTTTTAAACGTTCGTAATTATAATGTTGGTTTAgaagtaacttttatttgacacttttactcaagtagtttttacccgtagcatgttttaacgactgtagttgtgCTGCATATTtctctctttgttgttttaatttatctcaTATTCGCcacaaattatgttttttgtcatgtatggtagggtggggagaaaTGGGAAAccttcattttatattttctcattttactttgtaaacaaagaacattcaaagaacttcaaaaccgtatcctcacaactctcatacaccgttgttattgtttaaaacactat encodes:
- the LOC100185251 gene encoding NAD-dependent protein deacetylase sirtuin-2 isoform X2; the protein is MAEGSNKSDDLPKEAESSLSANEVDQLKNLFSTINLGELINKDNEEKPEQLLPEVTFKGVAEYIKSDKCKNIIVMCGAGISTAAGIPDFRTPGTGLYDNLQKYELPSPQAIFEINFFKENPQPFYTLAKELYPGSFKPTTCHYFIKLLEQKGLLRRAYTQNIDTLERVAGVGGDKLVEAHGTFHTAHCVQCRMEYSQDWVKEKVFKDEIPHCKDCEELVKPDIVFFGEPLPRRFFNLRYEDFRLCDLLIVMGTSLKVHPFASLVDGVEDTTPRLLINREKCGESDPLMKLLGGGGAGMDFDSDKAYRDVCWLGDCDDGCLALADLLGWKNELKTMVCNQHKEIDQNSQATASKEKCPSKKSA
- the LOC100182890 gene encoding ras-related protein Rap-1b, with the translated sequence MRHFKIVLMGAGGVGKTSMTTQFVTEHFDENYEPTIEEIHRKTITLDGEQCMLELIDTAGMDQFSQMRDLYIRKGDGFILVYSIIDPTTFEDVKSIREQIVRNKLSEQVPIVLVGNKRDLAEHERAVEEEEGSTLAKRWSHCRFIETSAREHHEVGEVFAQVVRQILDYENARKARVNTLHNEASRRKRSSGKCSIM